A portion of the Deinococcus sp. LM3 genome contains these proteins:
- a CDS encoding winged helix-turn-helix domain-containing protein, with protein MLPAWQPTRWTREQMEERRLFAEPYLRAGELSSTQIAERCGVSSSAVRRWRQRLRTQGSLEATIAPGRTPRLTDAQSAQIMTILSAGPGPAQAPNARWTCPQVRELIGQTYDVWYDVDHLSRLLRQWGFTPQKPMRRAREQDQEALVSWVDTTVPELEKKS; from the coding sequence ATGCTGCCAGCCTGGCAACCCACCCGGTGGACCCGCGAACAGATGGAAGAACGGCGACTGTTCGCTGAACCGTATCTCCGCGCAGGGGAGCTGAGCTCCACCCAGATCGCCGAACGGTGCGGCGTCAGCAGCAGTGCCGTTCGACGATGGCGACAACGTCTGCGCACGCAGGGCTCTCTTGAAGCCACCATTGCTCCAGGCCGCACACCACGACTGACGGACGCTCAGAGCGCCCAGATCATGACGATCCTCAGCGCGGGGCCGGGCCCCGCGCAGGCCCCGAATGCCCGCTGGACGTGCCCACAGGTGCGCGAGCTGATCGGCCAGACCTACGACGTGTGGTACGACGTCGATCACCTCAGTCGGCTCTTACGGCAGTGGGGATTCACACCACAGAAACCGATGAGGCGGGCACGAGAACAGGATCAGGAGGCCCTCGTCAGCTGGGTGGACACCACGGTGCCCGAGTTGGAAAAAAAAAGTTGA